TGTGGGTGATCAGATGGCGCAGGGTGATCGGCGCGACGGACGGTGGCGGTTCGGGCCCGAGGCAGGCGGCGGCGGAGTCGTCGTACGCGAGCCGGCCGGTCCCCGCGAGGTGGGCCAGCAGCAGACCGGCGTACGGCTTGGACGCGGAGCCGATCTCGTAGCGCAGCCCCTCCGCGCCGGGCGAGGCGCGCAGGGTGCGGTGCCCCTGCACGGACATGGCGAACACGACGTCCGGGGCGTCGACCGCGCGCACGGCCGCGTCGAGGCGGTCGTGCGGCGTACCGGCGAGGGCCGCGCGCGCGACCTGGGCGACGCCCCGGGTGCCGCCCGCCGCCGGTTCCTGTTCCGGTCCGGTCATGACGCCACGGGCTCCGCCAGGAGCGACAAGGAGCGTGAGGTGGCCAGGACGGAGGCGAGGGCGGCGGCCAGCGTCGGGTGGTAGACGAGGTCGAACACCTCGTCCCCGGTGCCCTCCGGCATCGCGCCCGCCGTCGGCACCGCGCCGTCGGGCTGCTGCGCGGCGGCGAGCCCGCGCCAGGCCCGCACGTCGAGGGTCGGTTCGGGCAGACAGGCGTCCACGACGAGCAGTTCGGCGAGCAGGTCCCAGCGCCCCAGGTCCAGCCAGTCGTCCAGCCAGACCGGCAGCCACAGGGCGAGATACCCGGCGATGTCCGCCGGCAGTCCGGCCGGACGCTGGCCCCAGTCGGTGAGATGGAAGACCGTGTGGGTGATGTCGTAGCCGATGTGCCCCTCCACCGTCCACGGTTCGGGGGTGCGGGCGAGCCAGGTGCGCGCGGTGGCCTCGGGGACCGGGGTGCTGGGCGCGAGCCCGAAGCGCCGCTCGTACGCGGAGATGCCCAGCCGCCGCATGGGCAGCACCTCCAGGGCGGCCCAGCTGCCGAGCCGGTGGTTGAGACGGACGGCCCGCTCGGTCTCCGGTTCCTGGTAGCCCAGTTCCTTGAAGGGCAGATAGACCTCGAAGGGGATGGGGGACAGCGGTTCCAGCCGCTGGCCGCGAGCCAGTGAACGCCCCCCGTCGAGGGCCTCGCGCCACAGGTGGTCCATCAGCCCGCGTGCGAGAGACGCCTGGCGCGAGCCCGCCACACCCTCCCGGAAGAGGATCTCGCAGATCATGGCGGCTTCGCCGATCGGCTTGAAGCGTTCCAGGAAGCCGATCTCCGGATCGACGTCGGGTTCGAGCCGGAAGCCCGCGCGGTGGGTGTGCAGCCACTCCATGGCCTGCGCGCCGACCTGGTGGATCAGCCGCGTGTGCGCGGGGTCCGTGGCGTCGGTGCCGGTCGTTCCGCCGGTGCCCGCGCCGTCCGCGCTGCCCGTTCCGTCGGTGTGGTCGGTGGTCATGCGGCGCCTCCGGGTACGGCGGCCAGACGGACATCGGACAGCGTGGCGCCGAACGCGCCCACCAGCGTGGAGTGGTAGCAGTTCGCGAAGTCCCTCGGGGGCTCGTCCGGACGCCCGGAACCGATCTCCGGGAAACCGCCCGCCGCGTCCTGGACCGCGGCGATCCGCGCCCAGGCGGCCTCAACGGTGTCCGCCAGCCCGCTATATGACGGCGCGTCAGGAACGCACGCGGCGACGGCGAGCAGTTCGCAGCTCAGGTCCCACTGCTCCGCCTCCAGACAGGTGTCCACCCACGCGGGCAGCCACGCCGCCAGATAACGGCCCAGTTCGGCGGGCATCCGCTGCGGGGCGTTGCCCCAGTCGGTGAGATGGAAGACGACGTGCGTCAGCCCGTAGCCGGCCGTCCGCTCGAAGGTCCACGGCTCCGGCAGACCGCCCAGCCAGGTCCGGGCGTACGCCTCCGACCACTGCCCGTACGGCGGAAGACCCACCCGCCGCTCGGAGTTGAGCACCCCGAGGCGACGGTTCGGCTCCTGCTCGATCCGCGCCCAGCCGCGCGTACCGCTCACCGTCGCCGCCACCTCCTCGAAGCCCGGGTGCCGCAGACCCGCCGACGCGAAGGGCGCGTAGATCTCCAGCGGGTACGTCGTGAAGGGCTCGCCCCGCTGGAGATCCAGGAAGAGTTGCCCCCGCCCGGTCTGCTCCCACGCGAAGTCCAGCAGCGCCGAGGCGCGCCGGAGCCGCTCCGATCCGGGGGCGCTGCGCTCCCGGATCGAGAAGGAGAGCTGGGCCAGTTCGCCGAGCGGCTTGAGGGTCCGGTTGACGTTCGCGTACGGGGCCAGCACGTCGTCCGGCAGCCGGAAGGAGACCCGGTGGACGTCCACCCACTCCAGGGTGGTCCGTGAGACCCGGGACGCCCAGGACTCGCCCGGCGTCCGCGCCGGGACCGACCACTCGCGCGGCTCGGCGGTCCGGGGCGTGCTCATGCCCCGACCTC
Above is a window of Streptomyces sp. NBC_01498 DNA encoding:
- a CDS encoding DUF6895 family protein — translated: MSTPRTAEPREWSVPARTPGESWASRVSRTTLEWVDVHRVSFRLPDDVLAPYANVNRTLKPLGELAQLSFSIRERSAPGSERLRRASALLDFAWEQTGRGQLFLDLQRGEPFTTYPLEIYAPFASAGLRHPGFEEVAATVSGTRGWARIEQEPNRRLGVLNSERRVGLPPYGQWSEAYARTWLGGLPEPWTFERTAGYGLTHVVFHLTDWGNAPQRMPAELGRYLAAWLPAWVDTCLEAEQWDLSCELLAVAACVPDAPSYSGLADTVEAAWARIAAVQDAAGGFPEIGSGRPDEPPRDFANCYHSTLVGAFGATLSDVRLAAVPGGAA
- a CDS encoding DUF6895 family protein, giving the protein MEWLHTHRAGFRLEPDVDPEIGFLERFKPIGEAAMICEILFREGVAGSRQASLARGLMDHLWREALDGGRSLARGQRLEPLSPIPFEVYLPFKELGYQEPETERAVRLNHRLGSWAALEVLPMRRLGISAYERRFGLAPSTPVPEATARTWLARTPEPWTVEGHIGYDITHTVFHLTDWGQRPAGLPADIAGYLALWLPVWLDDWLDLGRWDLLAELLVVDACLPEPTLDVRAWRGLAAAQQPDGAVPTAGAMPEGTGDEVFDLVYHPTLAAALASVLATSRSLSLLAEPVAS